One Salvelinus namaycush isolate Seneca chromosome 4, SaNama_1.0, whole genome shotgun sequence genomic window carries:
- the LOC120046748 gene encoding serine protease 27-like, which yields MDKELLTMGNQMKVLVVLLLMMTIYIPPATTSTTPVCGITPVNNKIVGGQDTPAGSWPWQASLQESGSHVCGGSLVNKEWVMSAAHCFSSASPNGWSIILGRQNQQGSNPNEVSTTVDEIILHPAYDGSTHDNDIALLKLSSPVNFTDYIFPVCLAASDSVFHQGTESWVTGWGNANEGDHLPPPQTLQEVEVPVVGNTQCDCLNGVGSITDNMLCAGVLEGGKDSCQGDSGGPMVVEQNSVWVQSGVVSWGYGCARPNLPGVYTRVSSYQSWINSQISTDQPGFVEFTSSGVDADSSYICPTVDPTDTDSIFDNGQGLFGSLYMLSALFILFLTILNN from the exons ATGGACAAGGAGCTTCTGACAATGGGGAATCAAATGAAGGTTCTTGTGGTTCTTCTGTTGATGATGA CCATTTATATCCCTCCAGCCACCACATCAACAACCCCTG TGTGTGGCATCACTCCTGTCAACAACAAAATAGTGGGAGGTCAAGATACCCCTGCAGGAAGTTGGCCCTGGCAGGCAAGCCTCCAAGAATCTGGCAGCCACGTTTGTGGTGGGTCCCTCGTCAACAAGGAGTGGGTGATGTCTGCAGCCCACTGCTTCTCCAG CGCAAGCCCAAATGGTTGGAGCATTATCCTTGGTCGACAGAACCAGCAGGGCAGTAACCCCAACGAAGTGTCCACAACTGTGGATGAGATCATTTTACATCCAGCTTACGATGGAAGCACACATGACAACGACATCGCTCTGCTCAAACTCTCCTCACCAGTTAACTTCACTGATTACATCTTTCCTGTCTGTCTGGCAGCAAgtgacagtgttttccaccaggGCACTGAGAGCTGGGTGACTGGCTGGGGCAATGCCAATGAAGGAG ATCACCTACCCCCACCCCAGACTCTGCAAGAAGTGGAGGTTCCAGTTGTGGGGAACACACAGTGTGACTGCCTGAATGGGGTCGGCTCAATCACAGACAACATGCTCTGTGCTGGTGTTCTGGAAGGGGGCAAGGACTCATGTCAG GGTGACTCAGGAGGTCCAATGGTGGTTGAACAGAACTCCGTCTGGGTCCAGTCTGGTGTTGTTAGTTGGGGTTATGGCTGCGCTCGGCCTAATCTCCCTGGGGTCTACACTAGAGTGTCCAGTTACCAGTCCTGGATCAACTCCCAGATCAGCACCGACCAGCCAGGCTTTGTGGAGTTTACATCCAGTGGGGTAGATGCTGACAGCAGTTACATCTGTCCTACTGTCGACCCCACTGACACAGATTCAATTTTTGATAATGGGCAGGGTTTGTTCGGCTCCCTTTATATGCTGAGCGCCTTGTTCATTCTGTTTCTTACCATTTTAAATAATTGA